A single region of the Kwoniella shivajii chromosome 10, complete sequence genome encodes:
- a CDS encoding phosphoribosylformylglycinamidine synthase, translating into MIVVPGSSAITASRRNVLLKAFHAHIPAITSVDAVHLHLVNPTSEESATLLADESSKERSILNALLAYGDYEQLDSTKVFIETGLKSSSGATISALYILPRAGTISPWSSKATDIAKICALKEHVARLERGALYLFTSSEPISLPTIHHELHLIHDRMTQLVHTSLPPSATVFPPVPPHPSPLITVPIIGASDPTAVLGGANARLGLALSDTEIPYLVESFLAAGRNPTDAELFMFAQVNSEHCRHKIFNAKWTIDGKDKENSLFGMIRNTEKVVNSAGTISAYEDNAAVMEGYEAPRFAVNGKEDWAYASKMEAIPVLIKVETHNHPTAVSPYPGAATGSGGEIRDEGATGQGSKPKAGLAGYTTSDLLIPDFVQPWESDVGKPAHIASAFDIMIEAPLGAAAFNNEFGRPALGGYFRTFLLEAPTASGEKEWRGYHKPIMIAGGLGNVRPQYARKDKITPGSKVIVLGGPGMLIGLGGGAASSMASGASSADLDFASVQRENPEMERRCQQVIDACVARGDGAGNPIESIHDVGAGGLSNALPELVHDCGLGAVFEIRDVLVDDPGMSPMEIWCNESQERYVLAVTPENLPVFEEICKRERCPFSVVGTATEEERLVVTDRLLGDNAIDIPMPVLFGKPPRMHRQATSINPTREAFDSSLFTYLPVYQGAPTTSLIAETVNRVLRLPSVGSKSFLITIGDRSITGLVARDQMVGPWQVPVADVAVTQASYGFDTVVGEAMAMGERTPLALLNAGASARMAIGESLTNLAASSIEDIGKIKLSANWMSAASHEGEGAKLYEAVQAVGMDLCPKLGVGVPVGKDSMSMSMKWAGAKGEQKQVTAPLSLIVTAFAPVNHVDRTWTPQLQTDAGDSVLVFVDLARGQQRLGGSALAQVFKQLGSEAPDVEDAADIRSFFAAAQTLKSSDTVLAYHDRSDGGLFTTVVEMAFAGRSGVEVSLDAINSNGDAIASLFNEELGVVMQVRTADIPTFTDAFVKAGFPTRHIHVIGRVLGREDQSINLIHNSEAIYTSTRGALQQLWAETSYRMQAVRDQPEGAKEEFEAILDNEDEGIQFEVPYQFLPDVNANSRRFQPPRVAILREQGVNGHIEMAWSFHAAGFEAVDVHMSDIISSRVSLSSFAGLAACGGFSYGDVLGAGNGWAKSVLLNEVARKDFSAFFQREDTFALGVCNGCQFFSQLKEIIPGTEAWPAFKANRSERFEGRVSTIQIEKSAAENSIFFNDMAGTIIPVAVAHGEGRASFVSTGSLDSLNRDRLIPVRYVDSKKNIATTYPKNPNGSPEGIAAVQSKSGRVLAIMPHPERVVNLTSNSWFPKELAKSTQGKGPWFRLFQNAYKFAIDQRN; encoded by the coding sequence ATGATTGTAGTCCCCGGATCTTCTGCCATCACAGCTTCTCGAAGAAATGTCCTGCTCAAGGCATTTCACGCTCATATTCCCGCCATTACTTCGGTAGATGCAgtccatctccatctcgtCAATCCAACTTCTGAAGAGTCTGCCACCCTCCTCGCTGACGAatcatcaaaggaaagatcgatTCTCAACGCTTTGCTAGCTTATGGCGATTACGAGCAATTAGATTCCACCAAAGTCTTCATTGAAACTGGATTAAAGAGCTCATCAGGTGCCACCATCTCCGCATTATACATCCTTCCTAGAGCTGGTACAATATCGCCATGGTCTTCAAAAGCTACCGACATCGCAAAGATCTGCGCATTAAAAGAACATGTTGCCCGTCTGGAACGAGGAGCTCTGTACTTATTTACCTCGTCCGAACCTATATCTCTTCCTACTATCCACCACGAACTTCACCTAATTCACGATCGAATGACTCAACTTGTTCATACTTCTTTGCCACCTTCCGCCACTGTATTCCCTCCTGTCCCACCCCATCCATCACCGCTCATCACTGTTCCCATCATCGGTGCTTCCGACCCGACTGCCGTCCTTGGAGGAGCCAATGCTCGTCTTGGTCTCGCTTTATCCGACACCGAAATACCTTATCTTGTCGAGTCATTCCTCGCCGCTGGACGAAATCCCACGGACGCCGAGCTCTTCATGTTCGCTCAAGTGAATTCGGAACATTGTCGACACAAGATCTTCAACGCCAAGTGGACTATTGATGGAAAAGATAAGGAGAACAGTTTATTCGGAATGATCAGAAATACTGAGAAGGTAGTCAACTCTGCTGGTACTATTTCCGCTTACGAGGATAACGCTGCTGTGATGGAAGGATATGAAGCACCTCGATTTGCTGTAAACGGCAAAGAGGACTGGGCGTACGCATCAAAGATGGAAGCTATACCGGTTCTCATCAAAGTCGAAACTCACAATCACCCTACCGCCGTTTCACCCTACCCTGGTGCGGCAACTGGCTCAGGAGGTGAAATCCGAGATGAAGGTGCAACAGGTCAAGGTTCTAAGCCTAAAGCTGGTCTTGCTGGATACACTACCTCAGATCTCTTGATTCCTGACTTCGTGCAACCCTGGGAATCAGATGTCGGTAAACCAGCTCATATTGCGTCTGCTTTCGACATCATGATTGAAGCTCCCCTTGGTGCTGCGGCGTTCAACAACGAGTTCGGACGACCTGCTCTTGGTGGTTACTTCAGGACTTTCCTTTTAGAAGCTCCTACTGCTAGTGGcgaaaaagaatggagaggTTACCATAAGCCAATCATGATCGCTGGTGGTCTTGGTAATGTCAGACCTCAATACGCCAGAAAGGACAAGATCACTCCTGGATCAAAGGTTATTGTTCTGGGTGGTCCTGGTATGCTTATTGGGCTAGGAGGTGGTGCAGCTTCTTCTATGGCCAGTGGTGCCAGCTCAGCAGATCTCGATTTCGCTTCCGTTCAAAGAGAGAACCCTGAGATGGAACGTCGATGTCAACAAGTCATCGATGCATGTGTTGCTCGAGGCGACGGTGCTGGAAACCCAATTGAGTCGATCCACGATGTCGGCGCCGGTGGTTTATCCAACGCTCTTCCCGAACTTGTACATGACTGTGGTCTTGGTGCTGTATTCGAGATTCGCGATGTACTAGTCGATGATCCCGGCATGTCACCGATGGAAATCTGGTGTAATGAATCTCAAGAGCGATACGTACTGGCTGTCACTCCCGAAAACCTGCCAGTCTTCGAGGAAATCTGTAAACGAGAAAGATGCCCATTCTCTGTGGTCGGTACCGCCACCGAGGAAGAGAGGCTTGTCGTTACCGATCGATTACTGGGTGACAATGCTATCGATATTCCAATGCCTGTTCTTTTCGGCAAGCCCCCTCGAATGCATCGACAAGCAACCTCCATCAATCCAACCCGAGAGGCATTCGACTCTTCCCTTTTCACCTATCTCCCCGTTTACCAAGGCGCACCTACAACTTCCCTTATCGCTGAGACTGTCAACCGAGTTCTCCGACTGCCAAGTGTGGGATCCAAATCTTTCCTTATCACAATCGGTGATCGTAGTATAACTGGTCTTGTTGCTAGAGACCAAATGGTCGGCCCCTGGCAAGTACCTGTAGCCGATGTTGCCGTAACCCAGGCATCATACGGTTTTGACACTGTCGTGGGAGAAGCAATGGCCATGGGCGAAAGAACTCCCCTTGCTTTGCTTAATGCAGGTGCTTCCGCTCGAATGGCAATCGGCGAGTCTCTTACAAATTTGGCCGCTTCTTCGATTGAAGACATTGGCAAGATCAAGCTTAGTGCAAATTGGATGTCTGCCGCCTCGCACGAGGGCGAAGGTGCCAAACTGTACGAGGCAGTTCAAGCTGTCGGTATGGACTTGTGTCCTAAACTTGGTGTTGGTGTGCCTGTCGGGAAGGACTCCATGTCTATGTCAATGAAATGGGCAGGAGCCAAGGGCGAACAGAAGCAAGTGACTGCTCCTCTTTCACTCATTGTGACAGCTTTCGCTCCCGTCAATCACGTCGACAGAACCTGGACTCCCCAGTTACAGACAGATGCTGGTGACAGTGTGCTTGTTTTTGTTGACCTCGCTAGAGGTCAACAAAGACTCGGAGGATCTGCTCTTGCGCAAGTTTTCAAACAACTTGGATCGGAAGCACCCGACGTCGAAGATGCTGCCGACATCAGGTCTTTCTTCGCTGCCGCCCAAACTCTCAAATCTTCCGACACCGTCTTGGCTTACCACGATCGATCTGACGGTGGTTTGTTCACCACTGTGGTTGAAATGGCCTTTGCCGGTCGATCAGGTGTTGAAGTATCACTTGACGCTATCAATTCGAACGGCGATGCTATCGCATCTTTGTTCAACGAAGAGCTGGGTGTGGTGATGCAAGTACGAACTGCCGATATACCAACATTCACCGATGCCTTTGTCAAAGCTGGTTTCCCAACACGACATATCCACGTTATCGGTCGGGTCCTTGGTCgagaagatcaatcaatcaacctcatTCACAATTCGGAAGCTATCTATACGTCAACTAGGGGAGCTCTGCAACAACTCTGGGCTGAAACCTCCTATCGGATGCAAGCGGTTCGAGACCAACCTGAAGGTGCTAAAGAAGAGTTTGAAGCGATTCTTgacaacgaagatgaaggtatacAATTCGAGGTGCCCTACCAATTCTTGCCTGATGTCAATGCCAATTCTCGACGCTTCCAACCTCCTCGAGTTGCCATTCTTCGAGAACAAGGTGTCAACGGACATATCGAAATGGCTTGGTCATTCCACGCTGCAGGGTTCGAAGCTGTCGACGTTCACATGTCcgatatcatctcatcaagagtctcactttcttcctttgctGGTCTAGCAGCTTGTGGAGGGTTCTCATACGGTGATGTCCTCGGAGCTGGTAATGGATGGGCAAAATCAGTTCTACTCAATGAAGTTGCCCGAAAAGATTTCTCAGCATTCTTCCAAAGAGAGGACACTTTCGCTTTGGGCGTTTGTAATGGATGTCAATTCTTCTCACAACTCAAAGAGATCATACCCGGCACCGAAGCCTGGCCAGCATTCAAAGCCAATCGATCTGAGAGATTTGAAGGCAGAGTATCGACAATACAAATCGAGAAGTCTGCAGCTGAGAACTCGATTTTCTTCAATGATATGGCTGGTACAATCATCCCAGTAGCTGTAGCCcatggagaaggaagagcttCATTCGTTTCTACTGGATCTCTTGATTCATTAAATCGAGATCGATTAATACCTGTAAGATATGTGGATAGTAAAAAGAACATAGCAACTACATATCCTAAAAACCCTAACGGATCACCAGAAGGAATAGCCGCCGTTCAAAGTAAATCAGGAAGAGTATTAGCTATAATGCCTCACCCGGAAAGAGTAGTAAATCTAACGAGTAATTCTTGGTTCCCCAAAGAATTGGCCAAGTCAACTCAAGGCAAAGGTCCTTGGTTTAGGTTGTTCCAGAACGCTTATAAATTTGctattgatcaaagaaatTAA